A region of Bacillus cabrialesii DNA encodes the following proteins:
- a CDS encoding ABC transporter permease: MLSLFQNRWERILTKKAIIIIAVIIIPLMIGVAIMFSGKPVSKETIAFVTEQDNVQHMPSDSAFRVVAVHQKPKFSDLVLGKYTAIVEKNQREYKVTTLKSKADQKMIQQFFETGKMPGGYQGEDKLRTERGTGTNILGFIVMLVLVQGVALASLYPEDRMLKTFRRILVSPVHVGKYLLVQFIFTFLCLYIPTYLAIVITKVFFHAEIGFRLDILAGLLGVLIILATGFAIFMASVMDRNISLVSSGISVVTCVLSGCFLSFAPHHLLLNALCAILPQKAYMTFIHGVEMGHTMWGYKTQVVYILMWSAVFCFLGGFITRRRTNKGIYE, translated from the coding sequence ATGCTGAGTTTATTTCAAAACAGGTGGGAGCGAATCTTGACCAAAAAAGCGATTATCATCATTGCAGTGATCATTATTCCCCTGATGATTGGTGTTGCGATTATGTTTTCCGGAAAGCCGGTTTCCAAAGAAACGATCGCTTTTGTAACAGAGCAGGACAACGTGCAGCATATGCCGAGTGACTCTGCATTTAGAGTGGTGGCGGTACATCAGAAGCCGAAGTTTTCTGATCTGGTGTTAGGGAAATATACGGCTATTGTAGAAAAAAATCAACGCGAATACAAAGTGACCACTTTGAAAAGTAAAGCGGATCAAAAGATGATTCAGCAATTTTTTGAAACTGGAAAAATGCCAGGCGGCTACCAGGGAGAGGACAAATTAAGGACTGAAAGGGGCACAGGAACGAATATATTAGGCTTTATCGTAATGCTTGTCTTGGTGCAAGGTGTGGCATTAGCTTCGTTATATCCAGAAGACCGGATGCTCAAAACCTTTAGAAGGATTTTGGTGTCTCCCGTACATGTGGGGAAATATTTGCTTGTTCAGTTTATCTTTACGTTTTTATGTCTTTACATACCCACTTACTTGGCCATCGTCATTACTAAAGTATTCTTCCATGCTGAAATTGGTTTTCGTTTGGACATTCTTGCTGGGCTACTGGGTGTTCTAATCATACTTGCAACAGGATTCGCTATCTTTATGGCTTCTGTGATGGACCGAAATATCAGTTTGGTGTCAAGCGGTATCAGTGTGGTCACATGTGTATTGTCAGGCTGTTTTCTTTCTTTTGCTCCGCATCATCTGTTGTTGAATGCGCTTTGTGCGATACTGCCGCAAAAAGCGTATATGACTTTCATTCACGGGGTAGAAATGGGGCATACAATGTGGGGATACAAAACTCAGGTTGTCTATATTTTGATGTGGTCAGCTGTGTTTTGTTTCCTTGGAGGTTTTATCACAAGAAGAAGGACCAATAAAGGGATTTATGAATAG
- a CDS encoding ABC transporter ATP-binding protein, with protein sequence MNNVAAVKDLKMQYGNKTAVNGISFEVREGEVLGLLGPNGAGKSTTIHMLSGVLSASSGNVTILGHNVKKGSKEMKKGIGVVPQDIAIYEEISAEKNVRFFASLYSLKGEELKARVKEALELVQLYDRKDDKPKTFSGGMKRRLNIACAIAHQPKLIIMDEPTVGIDPQSRHHILESIKELKTRGASIIYSTHYMEEVEAIADRIMIMNEGRIIANGTKEELYREVNKEMTYAFQLTRVQSLNKNSIREITGVTGVDFSDHQLQVTVQQNQDHLSEIITELSAQGCSILSMNKQETSLETVFLELTGRNLRD encoded by the coding sequence ATGAACAACGTGGCGGCAGTAAAAGATTTGAAAATGCAGTACGGAAACAAAACTGCGGTAAATGGGATTTCGTTTGAAGTGAGAGAGGGGGAAGTGCTTGGCTTGTTAGGTCCAAATGGTGCAGGGAAAAGCACCACCATTCATATGTTATCCGGGGTATTGTCGGCCAGTTCCGGAAACGTGACAATATTGGGCCACAATGTGAAAAAGGGGTCAAAGGAAATGAAGAAAGGCATCGGGGTTGTGCCTCAAGATATCGCGATTTATGAGGAGATTTCCGCTGAGAAAAATGTTCGTTTTTTTGCGAGTCTTTATTCTCTTAAAGGAGAAGAACTGAAAGCCCGAGTCAAAGAGGCTTTGGAGCTCGTACAGCTATATGACCGGAAAGATGACAAGCCTAAGACGTTTTCAGGCGGAATGAAAAGAAGATTAAACATCGCGTGTGCCATTGCCCATCAGCCGAAATTGATTATCATGGACGAGCCCACAGTAGGAATCGATCCGCAATCCCGGCATCACATTTTGGAATCGATAAAAGAGCTGAAAACAAGAGGCGCGAGCATTATTTACTCGACCCACTATATGGAAGAAGTCGAGGCTATTGCAGATCGCATTATGATCATGAATGAAGGAAGAATCATTGCCAATGGAACAAAAGAAGAGCTGTACAGAGAAGTGAATAAAGAAATGACATATGCTTTTCAGCTGACGCGTGTTCAGTCATTAAATAAAAATTCAATTAGGGAAATCACAGGAGTGACAGGAGTTGATTTCTCTGACCATCAACTACAAGTGACCGTTCAGCAAAACCAGGATCACCTGAGTGAGATCATAACAGAATTGAGTGCCCAAGGCTGCAGCATCCTAAGCATGAACAAACAAGAGACGTCGTTAGAAACAGTATTTTTAGAGCTGACGGGAAGAAATTTAAGAGATTAG
- a CDS encoding MarR family winged helix-turn-helix transcriptional regulator, which translates to MDYSKELKDLFLMQQSYATLFSVLNKIQSRGDDYYESLTSRQFMTMVAILHLPEEETTFNNIAKKLGTSKQNINRLVSGIEKRGYVTTVPSKRDKRAVNVKITNSGKRVMDECGEKAVYFMADLFKGFSTEELETLWILLKKLYSFDGEEQDGFEENAADFDIEQNRDDLKTNLLQEFAKRRM; encoded by the coding sequence ATGGATTATTCTAAAGAACTGAAAGATTTATTTTTAATGCAGCAGTCTTACGCAACACTTTTTTCTGTTTTAAACAAAATCCAATCACGCGGGGACGATTATTATGAAAGTTTAACGTCAAGACAATTTATGACGATGGTTGCCATACTGCATTTACCGGAGGAGGAAACGACATTTAACAACATCGCAAAAAAATTAGGCACTTCAAAACAAAACATTAACAGGCTTGTCAGCGGCATTGAAAAAAGAGGTTATGTCACTACTGTACCAAGTAAACGTGACAAGCGTGCAGTTAATGTGAAGATTACAAATTCAGGAAAGCGCGTCATGGACGAATGCGGTGAAAAAGCGGTATACTTTATGGCCGATCTATTTAAAGGGTTTTCGACGGAAGAGCTGGAAACATTGTGGATTTTATTGAAGAAACTGTACAGTTTTGACGGAGAAGAACAGGATGGTTTTGAAGAAAACGCTGCTGATTTTGACATTGAACAGAATCGGGACGATTTGAAAACAAATTTATTGCAGGAATTCGCAAAACGGAGAATGTAA
- a CDS encoding ABC transporter permease, translating to MSLLKLITFDFMNIVRNPVLVIANTAFPFVLILVMGFVTKNSFGAGGVSSYDYYGVNMIIFAAALIAMTASNAFMEEKVKKANLRIVYAPVSTTGIYLSKLLSTWIFSVIMYSVNVLIAQTIFHLNFGGHHLPYFILLLYVFLFFGCCFGTMFCCLFKNEEQANGIMQIPIAFFIFFGGVFFGIHRFGDAVNHISLFSPVKWVTECSFRLIYDHDFSMLLPVMSGLLFASIICIAVSHVLCKPEGYVC from the coding sequence ATGAGTTTGTTAAAATTGATAACGTTTGATTTTATGAATATTGTAAGGAATCCGGTTCTTGTGATCGCCAATACGGCCTTTCCTTTCGTTCTCATTCTGGTCATGGGCTTTGTGACGAAAAACAGCTTTGGGGCAGGCGGGGTCAGTTCGTATGATTATTACGGTGTGAATATGATAATTTTTGCTGCAGCTCTGATCGCTATGACTGCCTCTAATGCGTTTATGGAGGAAAAGGTGAAGAAAGCAAACCTCCGCATTGTATATGCGCCCGTTTCGACAACCGGTATTTATCTTTCTAAATTGCTATCAACCTGGATATTCAGTGTCATTATGTACAGTGTGAATGTGTTGATCGCCCAGACGATTTTTCATTTGAACTTTGGCGGACACCATCTTCCGTATTTCATACTCTTATTGTATGTATTTTTATTTTTTGGCTGTTGTTTTGGCACAATGTTTTGCTGTTTGTTCAAAAATGAAGAACAGGCAAATGGGATCATGCAAATCCCGATCGCTTTTTTTATTTTCTTTGGCGGCGTATTTTTCGGGATTCATAGATTTGGAGATGCCGTCAATCATATATCGCTTTTTTCTCCGGTTAAATGGGTAACAGAGTGTTCATTTCGTCTTATTTATGATCACGATTTCAGTATGCTGCTGCCTGTTATGTCAGGACTATTATTTGCTTCAATCATTTGTATTGCCGTTTCGCATGTTCTATGTAAGCCGGAGGGATATGTATGCTGA
- a CDS encoding GNAT family N-acetyltransferase: MFPVLETDRLTLRQMTDQDAEAIFACFSSDEVTRYYGLENMKSIEEAISMIQTFAALYQEKRGIRWGLERRDTKELIGTIGFHALAKKHRRAEIGYEIIPAHWQNGFASEAISEAVSYGFASLGLTRIGAVVFTQNEASNRLLVKMGFQKEGVLRQYMYQNGIPYDTNVYSILKSSE, from the coding sequence ATGTTTCCTGTATTAGAAACGGATCGGCTTACACTTAGGCAAATGACAGATCAAGATGCAGAAGCCATTTTTGCTTGCTTTTCAAGCGATGAAGTGACACGCTATTACGGGCTTGAAAACATGAAATCTATCGAAGAAGCTATTTCAATGATTCAAACGTTTGCCGCTCTTTATCAAGAAAAACGCGGTATACGGTGGGGATTAGAAAGAAGAGACACCAAAGAATTAATCGGGACAATCGGCTTTCACGCTTTGGCCAAAAAGCATAGGCGTGCAGAGATCGGCTACGAAATCATCCCTGCGCATTGGCAAAACGGATTTGCATCAGAAGCCATTTCAGAGGCTGTATCATACGGGTTTGCTTCTCTTGGCCTGACGCGTATTGGCGCAGTTGTATTTACCCAAAATGAAGCATCAAATCGACTGCTCGTCAAAATGGGATTCCAAAAAGAAGGCGTCTTAAGACAGTACATGTATCAAAATGGAATCCCTTATGATACAAATGTATATTCTATTTTAAAATCAAGCGAATGA
- a CDS encoding FGGY-family carbohydrate kinase: MKKQKGYLVFDIGTGNARVAVVSVAGIVQTVEREDIEYSTETLYPDSRYFSPQVLWKQVIRLAKRALSRSRDIDIIGLTSTSQRQGIVLVDQNGDSFLGLPNIDNRGREWEEIIPNQEEIYRRTGRLPTALFSALKLYGLKQRQPSLWEKTASFTSISDWVTYQLSGILTYEPSQATETLLFDVKQSTWSEEMCATFGFSPSILPPLVKAGTMIGTITNEYASELGLSIHAKVIAGGGDTQLAVKSTGAALKDIVIVSGTTTPITKITAELDDTKHKAWLNCHTDQEQWLVETNPGITGLNYQKLKQIFYPNESYEVMEEEISALAHEDNACVAALGSYLSIEKNALTRGGFLFDAPLSANLKRAHFVRAALQEIAFSIKWNFDILTEVTSFERDYVWVCGGGFQSQALTQYIADLLQKKIYVQEGYHQASVVGAAVVCNETFQLTEEMSANVRVIEPQDCQVELALYEEWKQTQRFFSAAKSKVPV; encoded by the coding sequence GTGAAAAAACAAAAAGGCTATCTCGTTTTCGACATCGGCACAGGCAATGCGAGGGTAGCGGTCGTGAGTGTGGCGGGCATTGTTCAAACGGTTGAACGGGAGGACATCGAGTATTCCACCGAGACGCTTTACCCTGACAGCCGTTATTTTTCTCCTCAGGTGCTGTGGAAGCAAGTAATAAGATTGGCAAAACGTGCACTTTCCCGTTCGCGTGATATTGACATCATTGGTTTGACATCGACGAGTCAAAGACAGGGGATTGTTCTGGTCGATCAAAACGGCGACTCTTTTCTCGGGCTGCCGAACATTGATAACCGAGGCCGAGAGTGGGAGGAGATTATCCCCAATCAGGAAGAGATATATAGACGCACAGGGCGCCTGCCGACCGCACTTTTTTCTGCGCTCAAGCTTTATGGCTTAAAACAGCGTCAGCCCTCTTTATGGGAAAAGACTGCAAGCTTTACAAGCATCAGTGATTGGGTTACGTATCAGCTGAGCGGAATTTTGACATATGAACCATCGCAGGCAACCGAAACCCTGCTGTTTGACGTGAAGCAAAGCACTTGGTCAGAAGAGATGTGCGCCACATTCGGCTTTTCTCCATCCATCCTTCCGCCTCTTGTAAAAGCGGGAACTATGATTGGAACGATAACAAATGAATATGCGTCCGAATTAGGGCTTTCTATACATGCAAAGGTGATAGCTGGTGGCGGGGATACACAGCTGGCTGTGAAAAGCACCGGAGCTGCGCTTAAGGACATCGTCATCGTATCAGGGACAACAACACCAATCACCAAAATTACTGCTGAACTTGACGACACAAAACATAAAGCCTGGCTGAACTGCCATACAGATCAGGAACAATGGCTTGTGGAAACGAATCCGGGAATTACCGGCTTGAATTATCAAAAATTAAAACAGATTTTTTATCCGAATGAATCGTATGAAGTAATGGAGGAAGAGATATCTGCACTTGCTCATGAAGACAATGCATGTGTGGCGGCTCTCGGTTCTTATTTATCGATAGAAAAGAATGCGTTAACGAGAGGCGGTTTTCTTTTTGACGCCCCGCTTTCAGCAAATTTAAAGAGAGCGCATTTTGTACGTGCGGCGCTGCAAGAGATCGCATTTTCGATCAAATGGAACTTTGACATTTTAACGGAGGTTACTTCGTTTGAACGTGACTACGTTTGGGTGTGCGGAGGAGGATTCCAAAGTCAAGCGCTCACTCAGTATATTGCGGACCTTCTTCAGAAAAAAATCTATGTTCAAGAGGGATATCATCAGGCATCCGTCGTTGGCGCTGCAGTCGTTTGCAATGAAACCTTTCAATTGACGGAAGAGATGTCAGCAAATGTCCGGGTGATCGAACCGCAGGACTGTCAGGTAGAACTGGCTTTATATGAGGAATGGAAGCAAACACAGCGCTTTTTTTCAGCGGCAAAAAGCAAAGTGCCGGTATAA
- a CDS encoding MFS transporter produces MLDKIGIPKRLVWGFLGVVLFMMGDGLEQGWLSPFLIENGLTVQQSASIFSIYGIALAIASWFSGVCLEAFGAKRTMFMGLLFYVIGTAAFIVFGFEQLNLPVMYVTYFVKGLGYPLFAYSFLTWVIYRTPQNKLSTAVGWFWIAYCLGMFVFGAWYSSYAIKAFGYLNTLWSSIFWVCLGAFFALFINKDRFEKKKRKRSETTEELLKGVTILFTNPRVLTGGIIRIINSIGTYGFPVFLPMHMAQHGISTNVWLQIWGTIFLGNIVFNLIFGIVGDKFGWKNTVIWFGGVGCGIFTVLLYYAPVFSGGSLAVVSVIGFIWGGLLAGYVPIGAIVPTVAGKDKGAAMSVLNLAAGLSAFVGPALAWLFIGLVGAQGVVWIFAVLYLASAVMTKCIHIPEEKAVQEETSPQYAS; encoded by the coding sequence ATGTTAGATAAAATTGGAATACCGAAGCGGCTTGTCTGGGGGTTTTTAGGGGTTGTTTTGTTTATGATGGGAGACGGGCTTGAACAAGGCTGGCTCAGTCCTTTTCTGATCGAAAACGGTCTTACTGTTCAGCAATCCGCTTCAATTTTTAGCATTTACGGAATTGCGCTTGCTATCGCGTCCTGGTTTTCGGGTGTATGTCTTGAAGCATTTGGCGCAAAACGGACGATGTTTATGGGGCTGTTGTTTTATGTGATCGGTACAGCCGCCTTTATCGTGTTTGGGTTTGAACAGCTGAACCTTCCTGTGATGTATGTGACTTACTTCGTAAAAGGGTTAGGCTACCCGCTTTTTGCTTATTCTTTCTTGACATGGGTCATTTACCGAACACCGCAAAACAAACTGAGCACTGCTGTCGGCTGGTTTTGGATTGCATATTGCCTGGGCATGTTTGTGTTCGGCGCATGGTACTCAAGCTACGCGATCAAAGCGTTCGGTTATTTGAATACGCTTTGGAGCTCTATATTCTGGGTATGTCTCGGTGCATTCTTCGCATTGTTTATCAATAAAGACCGTTTTGAAAAGAAGAAAAGAAAGCGATCAGAAACAACCGAGGAGCTCTTAAAAGGAGTTACCATTCTTTTTACGAACCCGCGTGTGCTTACAGGCGGAATCATCAGAATCATCAACAGCATTGGTACATATGGTTTCCCAGTCTTTTTGCCGATGCATATGGCTCAGCACGGAATTTCAACTAACGTGTGGCTGCAAATTTGGGGAACGATTTTTCTGGGGAACATTGTGTTTAACCTCATCTTTGGAATTGTAGGTGATAAATTCGGCTGGAAAAATACCGTTATTTGGTTCGGCGGAGTCGGCTGCGGCATTTTCACCGTCCTCTTATATTATGCACCTGTTTTCTCCGGAGGAAGTTTAGCGGTTGTCAGTGTGATCGGCTTTATTTGGGGAGGTTTGCTGGCAGGCTATGTGCCAATTGGTGCAATTGTGCCGACGGTGGCCGGAAAAGACAAAGGAGCTGCCATGTCTGTATTGAATTTGGCTGCAGGTTTATCAGCGTTTGTCGGTCCTGCGCTCGCTTGGCTGTTCATCGGTCTCGTCGGGGCACAAGGCGTCGTCTGGATCTTTGCGGTCCTTTACCTTGCAAGTGCGGTCATGACGAAATGCATTCATATACCTGAGGAAAAAGCGGTACAGGAGGAAACATCTCCTCAATATGCATCTTAA
- a CDS encoding 2-hydroxyacid dehydrogenase, which translates to MMKRMFCTMTVLVTAPYNEEGRKELEKLFGSIAYHPWKEQGRAYREDELIQLLKETHAIGLVTELDHVTDSVFASVPDLSFVGVCRGMPSNVDVAAASKRGIPVFYTPGRNAQAVAEMFIGNVISFLRHTSTSNQWLRDGKWDSDYLQAYVKFKGNELTGKTVGMVGFGAVGQRIAKLLTAFDCNVKFYDPYVQDDHPLYEKVSLKTVFSDSDIVSVHLPRTEETLGLIDRAYFDLMKESAIFVNTSRAVVVNREDLLSVLKEHKIRGAILDVFYHEPPEEPDYELISLPNVLATPHLAGATFEVEDHHVTILNKALKKWKGEKTLNISTLYNKDELKTEV; encoded by the coding sequence ATGATGAAAAGGATGTTTTGCACCATGACGGTTTTGGTTACAGCACCGTACAACGAAGAAGGACGAAAAGAGCTTGAAAAATTGTTCGGCTCGATTGCTTATCACCCCTGGAAGGAACAAGGCCGGGCATACCGGGAAGATGAACTCATTCAACTGCTAAAAGAAACACATGCGATAGGCTTGGTTACTGAGCTTGATCACGTAACAGACAGCGTATTTGCATCTGTTCCAGACCTTTCATTTGTGGGGGTGTGCAGGGGAATGCCCTCCAATGTGGATGTGGCAGCAGCATCCAAAAGGGGGATACCTGTTTTCTATACACCCGGGCGGAATGCACAAGCCGTTGCTGAAATGTTTATCGGTAATGTGATTTCCTTTCTTCGCCATACCAGCACCTCTAATCAATGGCTGAGGGATGGAAAATGGGACAGCGATTACTTGCAGGCATATGTCAAATTTAAAGGAAATGAATTAACGGGAAAAACGGTCGGTATGGTTGGGTTCGGCGCAGTTGGGCAAAGGATTGCAAAACTGCTGACTGCGTTTGACTGTAACGTAAAGTTTTACGATCCATATGTACAAGACGACCATCCTCTATATGAGAAAGTATCTCTTAAAACGGTATTTTCAGACAGTGATATTGTTTCTGTCCATCTGCCTCGTACTGAGGAAACACTGGGACTTATTGATCGGGCGTATTTTGATCTGATGAAAGAGAGTGCGATTTTCGTCAATACGTCAAGAGCGGTTGTGGTAAACCGTGAAGATCTATTATCTGTATTAAAAGAGCATAAAATCAGAGGAGCGATTTTAGACGTTTTTTATCATGAACCTCCAGAAGAACCGGATTACGAATTGATCTCATTGCCTAATGTTTTGGCAACACCGCATCTCGCTGGAGCAACCTTTGAAGTGGAGGATCATCACGTGACGATCCTGAATAAAGCCCTCAAAAAGTGGAAGGGTGAAAAAACGCTTAATATTTCGACGTTGTATAACAAAGATGAACTCAAAACAGAGGTATAA